From Pagrus major chromosome 9, Pma_NU_1.0, the proteins below share one genomic window:
- the LOC141002417 gene encoding receptor activity-modifying protein 1 codes for MVLTVSLVLLIFVRTGLAAKFVIPTCDRYMFDSNVDNCLSDFNRSVETSGYQDGCPWPAVKRVYNKLKHCVDDWAKESWCSGRGFLVDKIFLKVHETYFSFCGQVHDPPLTTVIMLIAPVVIATLFLPLLCHGLTTYNIEMPGRLGL; via the exons ATGGTGTTGACTGTTTCCTTGGTGCTGCTCATCTTCGTCAGGACAG GACTGGCTGCGAAATTTGTCATCCCAACATGTGACCGGTACATGTTTGACAGCAATGTCGACAACTGCCTGTCAGACTTCAACAGGAGCGTGGAGACAAGCGGATATCAGGACGGGTGTCCGTGGCCGGCTGTGAAACG cgTCTACAACAAACTGAAGCACTGCGTCGACGACTGGGCAAAAGAGTCCTGGTGTTCGGGCCGCGGATTTCTCGTTGACAAGATCTTCTTGAAGGTCCACGAAACGTACTTTTCATTCTGTGGACAGGTCCACGACCCCCCGCTCACCACTGTCATCATGTTAATAGCACCTGTCGTCATAGCCACACTTTTCCTGCCACTTCTGTGTCACGGTCTCACCACCTACAACATAGAGATGCCAGGCAGGTTGGGGCTCTGA
- the LOC141002730 gene encoding insulin-like growth factor-binding protein 2-B, translating to MIIYFTYGLLLAYLSLPKVLLGDLAFRCPSCTAERLAACPKVATMCPEIVRELGCGCCPVCARQEGELCGVYTPRCSSGLRCYPSMEAELPLQQLIQGLGRCGQKVDLDVTTSLDHQATNEVHATENPPTKRPLINTWFWQDAISRHMNEQQRRMKGNQLEDSRTQKPQYTVQENAPQGVTQQQSACEQELDKVLEEISKMTSEDNRGPLENLYGLKFPNCDKHGLYNLKQCNMSTHGQRGECWCVNPLTGVQIPASPKVRGDPNCNQFHDELRAMPTAASH from the exons ATGATCATATATTTTACCTACGGGCTGCTGTTGGCATACCTTTCTTTACCTAAAGTCTTACTTGGGGATTTGGCTTTCCGATGTCCAAGTTGTACCGCCGAGCGTCTGGCTGCGTGTCCCAAAGTCGCAACGATGTGTCCAGAGATAGTGAGGGAGCTGGGCTGCGGCTGCTGTCCGGTGTGTGCCAGGCAGGAGGGGGAGCTCTGCGGGGTCTACACGCCGAGGTGCTCCAGCGGCCTGAGGTGCTACCCGAGCATGGAGGCTGAATtacctctgcagcagctcatccAGGGTTTAGGACGATGTGGACAAAAAGTGGACTTGGATGTCACGACAAGTCTGGACCACCAGGCAACAAATG AGGTGCATGCGACTGAAAATCCACCCACCAAAAGACCTCTCATCAACACTTGGTTTTGGCAGGACGCCATCAGCAGGCACATGAATGAGCAACAAAGAAGGATGAAGGGCAATCAACTAGAGGACAGTCGGACCCAGAAGCCTCAG TATACGGTCCAAGAAAATGCGCCTCAAGGGGTGACCCAGCAACAG AGCGCCTGTGAGCAGGAGCTGGACAAGGTCTTGGAGGAGATTTCCAAAATGACCTCTGAGGATAACAGAGGCCCGCTGGAGAACCTTTACGGGCTCAAGTTTCCAAACTGTGACAAACACGGACTGTACAACCTGAAACAG tGCAACATGTCCACCCACGGCCAGCGGGGCGAGTGCTGGTGTGTTAACCCCTTAACCGGGGTCCAGATTCCAGCTTCGCCCAAAGTCAGAGGGGACCCCAACTGTAACCAGTTCCACGATGAGCTCAGAGCGATGCCCACGGCAGCGTCTCACTAA